A genomic window from Natrinema sp. HArc-T2 includes:
- a CDS encoding Gfo/Idh/MocA family protein produces the protein MIGDDIGVGIVGLGGMGTLHARSVRDLGAAVVAGVDLVPEQRERFAAEFDARTYETHEELVADETVDAVIVTTPNRFHEPIAVAALEAGLDVLVEKPLAHSLESAERIAEAAARSAGICMVGFHNRHAASMAMFEEQRARDRFGELTHVEANYVRRRGVPGPGSWFTDPELSGGGALVDIGVHALDLALYALDFPEIVEVSGVTRTTFGTREEYADPDGFGDNWDADAERYEVDDSVSAFIRCAGGQTISLEAAWATNREESMDFRVRGTKAGAQFDIGDTDLRVLEAGTTGRDHYADVSMSADDTLTGYAEQDEAFLETVATGVPPETNTIDEALTVQRVIDAIYRSNEAERSVTLADARVSDAQLEEATRLD, from the coding sequence ATGATCGGTGACGACATCGGTGTCGGAATCGTTGGCCTCGGCGGAATGGGGACGCTCCACGCGCGAAGTGTTCGCGACCTCGGCGCAGCGGTCGTCGCCGGCGTCGATCTTGTCCCGGAGCAACGCGAGCGGTTCGCTGCCGAGTTCGACGCACGGACCTACGAAACGCACGAGGAACTCGTCGCGGATGAGACGGTCGATGCCGTCATCGTGACGACGCCCAACCGCTTTCACGAACCCATCGCGGTCGCAGCCCTCGAGGCAGGACTGGACGTCCTCGTGGAGAAACCCCTCGCTCACTCCCTCGAGAGCGCCGAACGCATCGCCGAGGCGGCGGCTCGATCGGCGGGCATCTGTATGGTCGGGTTCCACAACCGTCACGCCGCATCGATGGCCATGTTCGAGGAACAACGGGCCCGCGACCGGTTCGGCGAGCTCACCCATGTCGAAGCCAACTACGTCCGCCGACGTGGCGTCCCCGGCCCCGGCTCGTGGTTTACCGACCCCGAACTCTCTGGCGGCGGTGCCTTGGTCGACATCGGCGTTCACGCCCTCGATCTCGCGCTCTACGCGCTGGACTTTCCCGAGATCGTCGAAGTCAGCGGTGTCACGCGGACCACGTTCGGAACGCGCGAGGAGTACGCCGATCCCGACGGGTTCGGTGACAACTGGGATGCCGATGCCGAACGCTACGAGGTCGACGACTCCGTCAGCGCCTTCATCCGCTGTGCCGGCGGTCAGACGATCTCGCTCGAGGCCGCGTGGGCGACCAACCGCGAGGAGAGCATGGACTTCCGCGTTCGCGGAACGAAGGCAGGTGCCCAGTTCGATATCGGTGACACCGACCTTCGGGTTCTCGAGGCCGGCACGACCGGTCGCGATCACTACGCCGACGTCAGCATGAGCGCCGACGACACGCTGACCGGCTACGCCGAACAGGACGAGGCGTTCCTCGAGACCGTCGCGACCGGCGTGCCACCGGAGACCAACACCATCGACGAAGCGCTGACCGTCCAGCGCGTGATCGACGCGATTTATCGCTCGAACGAGGCCGAACGGTCGGTGACGCTCGCCGACGCTCGCGTCAGCGACGCCCAACTCGAGGAAGCGACGCGACTCGACTGA
- a CDS encoding ThuA domain-containing protein: MVAVTIWNEYRHEREDDAVAAVYPDGIHATLADTLATDHEVRTATLEEPAHGLTDDVLASTDVLVWWGHDAHEDVDDAVVDRVQERVLEGMGFVPLHSSHYSKPFKRLMGTSCSLQYREDGGTERLWVVDPGHPIANGLDEAIELPETEMYGEPFDVPEPDRLVFVSWFEGGEVFRSGCCYQRGKGRIFYFRPGHETYPIYENEAIQRVLRNAVAWAAPPEGSPRTFGERD; this comes from the coding sequence ATGGTCGCAGTCACCATCTGGAACGAGTACCGCCACGAACGCGAGGACGACGCGGTCGCTGCTGTCTATCCCGACGGGATCCACGCGACGCTTGCCGATACACTTGCCACAGACCACGAGGTTCGAACCGCGACGCTCGAGGAGCCGGCCCACGGGCTCACCGACGATGTCCTCGCATCGACTGACGTCTTGGTGTGGTGGGGCCACGACGCCCACGAGGACGTCGACGACGCGGTCGTCGACCGCGTTCAGGAGCGTGTACTCGAGGGTATGGGCTTCGTGCCGCTTCACTCGAGTCATTACTCGAAGCCGTTCAAACGACTCATGGGGACGTCCTGTAGCCTGCAGTACCGCGAGGACGGCGGCACCGAGCGCCTCTGGGTGGTCGATCCTGGTCATCCGATCGCCAACGGGCTCGACGAAGCGATCGAACTCCCGGAGACGGAGATGTACGGCGAACCGTTCGACGTTCCCGAACCCGACCGATTGGTATTCGTTAGCTGGTTCGAGGGTGGCGAGGTGTTCCGGAGCGGCTGCTGTTACCAACGCGGAAAAGGGCGGATTTTCTACTTCCGTCCCGGCCACGAGACGTATCCCATCTACGAGAACGAAGCGATCCAGCGGGTCCTCCGAAATGCGGTCGCGTGGGCTGCCCCGCCCGAGGGCTCGCCGCGGACGTTCGGCGAACGAGACTAG
- a CDS encoding translation initiation factor eIF-2B yields MIDETAEEIQEMQTHSSSVVAVRAAQALEELTDREFATVEEYTRALERNGTVLRRANPSHASLQNAVREIVGDVTDADPDSVADAKRLTSETIEAVVARIESGKRLAAENAVDVLEDGATLLTHDYSSTVLEAIEQAVEAGKTFDVYVTEARPRYIGRKTARALSDLEGVEATLITDSAHGLYLEECDRVVVGMDCIVDDTLYNRVGTFPIASTADRLDVPVTVLGSASKLVGEGFVFENEFRSASEVMAEPAEGFDVANPAYDATPVALLESVITDEGRQTF; encoded by the coding sequence ATGATCGACGAGACGGCCGAGGAAATTCAGGAGATGCAGACGCACAGTTCCTCGGTGGTTGCGGTCCGCGCAGCGCAGGCCCTCGAGGAACTGACCGACCGAGAGTTCGCTACCGTCGAAGAATATACGCGGGCGCTCGAGCGAAACGGCACTGTCCTGCGGCGGGCGAACCCCTCGCACGCTTCCTTACAGAACGCCGTCCGGGAGATCGTCGGCGACGTGACCGACGCCGATCCCGACAGCGTCGCGGACGCAAAACGGCTCACGAGCGAGACGATCGAGGCGGTCGTCGCACGGATCGAATCCGGCAAGCGACTGGCAGCCGAAAACGCCGTCGACGTCCTCGAGGACGGTGCAACGCTGCTGACCCACGACTACTCTTCGACAGTGCTCGAGGCCATCGAGCAGGCGGTCGAGGCCGGCAAGACGTTCGACGTCTACGTCACTGAAGCCCGCCCGCGGTACATCGGACGCAAGACCGCTCGGGCGCTGTCCGACCTCGAGGGGGTCGAGGCGACGCTGATCACCGACAGCGCTCACGGGCTCTACCTCGAGGAGTGTGACCGGGTCGTCGTCGGCATGGATTGTATCGTCGACGACACCCTCTACAATCGCGTCGGCACGTTCCCGATCGCGTCGACGGCCGACCGGCTGGACGTGCCAGTGACCGTCCTCGGCTCGGCCTCGAAGCTCGTCGGCGAGGGATTCGTTTTCGAAAACGAGTTCCGGTCGGCCAGCGAGGTCATGGCCGAACCCGCTGAGGGGTTCGACGTGGCAAACCCTGCCTACGACGCGACGCCGGTCGCGTTGCTCGAAAGTGTCATTACGGACGAAGGCCGCCAGACGTTCTAG
- a CDS encoding DUF5783 family protein — translation MTEFDPEKFEEKYVHYFEELEAAYSSAYQQLHGKYDSTVLRAIDRQILSESEPFYEGNGEFRVELPEKPRERVGAVADHEQFESVLEAFVDRIEAELRQRFDFDDAA, via the coding sequence ATGACTGAGTTCGACCCCGAGAAGTTCGAGGAAAAGTACGTCCACTACTTCGAGGAACTCGAGGCGGCGTACTCGAGTGCGTACCAACAGCTCCACGGCAAGTACGACTCGACGGTGCTTCGGGCGATCGATCGGCAGATATTGAGCGAAAGTGAGCCGTTCTACGAGGGCAACGGCGAGTTCCGCGTCGAACTGCCCGAGAAGCCACGCGAGCGGGTCGGCGCGGTCGCAGACCACGAGCAGTTCGAGTCCGTCCTCGAGGCGTTCGTCGACCGAATCGAGGCCGAGTTGCGACAGCGATTCGACTTCGACGACGCGGCATAA
- a CDS encoding Mrp/NBP35 family ATP-binding protein, with the protein MDEAAVRDRLRTVDDPELGDDIVSLGLVNDISVDGDEVDIDLALGAPYSPAESNIAAAVREALTAEGIDPNLTASIPDRDDLASEEQVLPNVKNVIAVASGKGGVGKSTVAVNLAAGLSQLGARVGLFDADVYGPNVPRMVDADEPPMATEDETLVPPEKYGVKLMSMAFLTGEDDPVIWRGPMVHKVITQLTEDVEWGHLDYLVVDLPPGTGDTQLTMLQTMPVTGAVIVTTPQEVALDDARKGLEMFAKHDTVVLGIAENMSTFACPDCGGEHDIFGSGGGEEFADEHDLPFLGSIPLDPAVREGGDGGKPTVLKEEDGTSDALRTITENVANNTGIVHRQGISQYRRSEAASPDR; encoded by the coding sequence ATGGACGAAGCCGCCGTACGCGACCGCCTCCGGACGGTCGACGATCCCGAACTCGGCGACGATATCGTGTCGCTCGGACTCGTCAACGACATCAGCGTCGACGGCGACGAGGTCGACATCGATCTCGCGCTGGGTGCGCCCTACTCCCCGGCCGAAAGCAACATCGCCGCCGCGGTTCGCGAGGCCCTGACTGCCGAGGGGATCGACCCGAACCTGACCGCGAGCATTCCCGATCGCGACGATCTCGCAAGCGAGGAGCAGGTGCTCCCGAACGTCAAGAACGTCATCGCCGTCGCCTCCGGAAAAGGCGGCGTCGGCAAATCGACCGTCGCGGTCAACCTCGCTGCCGGCCTCTCGCAACTCGGGGCCCGCGTCGGCTTATTCGACGCCGACGTCTATGGACCGAACGTCCCGCGGATGGTCGACGCCGACGAGCCGCCGATGGCCACCGAAGACGAGACGCTGGTCCCGCCCGAGAAGTACGGCGTGAAGCTGATGAGCATGGCCTTCCTCACCGGCGAGGACGACCCCGTCATCTGGCGCGGCCCGATGGTTCACAAGGTCATCACCCAGCTCACCGAGGACGTCGAGTGGGGCCACCTCGACTACCTCGTCGTCGACCTCCCGCCGGGAACCGGCGATACCCAGCTGACGATGCTCCAGACCATGCCCGTCACCGGCGCGGTCATCGTCACGACGCCACAGGAGGTCGCGCTCGACGACGCCCGCAAGGGCCTCGAGATGTTCGCCAAACACGACACCGTCGTGCTGGGGATCGCCGAGAACATGTCGACGTTCGCTTGTCCCGACTGTGGCGGCGAACACGACATCTTCGGCTCCGGCGGCGGCGAGGAGTTCGCCGACGAACACGACCTGCCATTTTTGGGCTCGATCCCGCTCGATCCGGCCGTCCGGGAGGGCGGCGACGGCGGGAAGCCGACGGTGCTGAAAGAGGAAGACGGAACTAGCGATGCCTTGCGGACGATCACTGAAAACGTCGCGAACAATACGGGGATCGTCCACCGGCAGGGCATCTCCCAGTACCGACGCAGCGAGGCCGCCTCGCCGGATCGATAA
- a CDS encoding uracil-DNA glycosylase family protein, whose translation MDEECQNCPALCETRSQVVHGYGDVDADFLFVGERPTVRADDTGVPFAGEGGSDGDGGLRRVLERLGLCDVTAPADEPVLENVYLTHLTRCRDPDREPTDEEITTCEPYLNAEIRMINPEILVPIGERALAELGTEYTTTPVEDLSLLDDHATRIRGRGFELVPMIDPREGTDEQTQAWLEAFAELMATDYRQTKGRQER comes from the coding sequence ATGGACGAGGAGTGCCAGAACTGTCCGGCACTCTGTGAGACGCGCAGCCAGGTCGTCCACGGCTACGGCGACGTGGACGCGGACTTCCTGTTCGTCGGTGAGCGGCCGACGGTGCGGGCAGACGACACCGGCGTTCCGTTCGCCGGCGAGGGCGGCAGCGACGGCGACGGTGGCCTCCGACGAGTTCTCGAGCGACTCGGGCTCTGTGACGTGACCGCTCCGGCCGACGAGCCGGTCCTCGAGAACGTCTATCTGACACACCTCACCCGCTGTCGCGATCCAGACCGGGAACCAACCGACGAGGAGATCACCACCTGCGAGCCCTATCTCAACGCCGAGATCCGGATGATCAACCCCGAAATCCTCGTCCCGATTGGCGAGCGTGCGCTCGCGGAACTCGGAACGGAATATACGACGACCCCGGTCGAAGACCTCTCGTTGCTCGACGATCACGCCACTCGAATCCGCGGGCGCGGGTTCGAACTGGTTCCGATGATCGACCCTCGAGAAGGGACCGACGAGCAGACACAGGCGTGGCTCGAGGCATTCGCGGAACTGATGGCAACGGATTATCGCCAGACGAAAGGACGGCAGGAACGGTAG
- a CDS encoding DUF5804 family protein — MTRVCLLGEAESNLQYELLSRETAREALATYDLTRPFENALALRTVSVGAAVSLLNDLDWYLTRFVDAALVQEPSVSDTEWLSRSLATQLRNGDVEPAETAEFCKVYGLERIDVDDGDADDADASDDATPAGGPTFRLVEPLYVRRTNGELPAYDLRDIEETLVVRVTEAEFS, encoded by the coding sequence GTGACCCGCGTCTGTCTGCTCGGCGAGGCCGAGAGCAACCTCCAGTACGAACTGCTCTCCCGGGAAACGGCTCGAGAGGCCCTTGCGACCTACGATTTGACGCGACCGTTCGAGAACGCCCTCGCGCTGCGGACGGTCAGCGTCGGCGCTGCCGTCTCACTGCTGAACGACCTCGACTGGTATCTGACCCGGTTCGTCGACGCAGCACTCGTTCAGGAACCCAGCGTCAGCGACACGGAGTGGCTCTCGCGGTCGCTGGCGACCCAGCTTCGAAACGGTGACGTCGAACCCGCCGAGACGGCCGAGTTTTGCAAGGTGTACGGCCTCGAGCGGATCGATGTGGACGACGGCGATGCGGACGACGCAGACGCGAGCGATGACGCGACACCTGCTGGCGGACCGACCTTTCGGCTCGTCGAACCGCTGTACGTTCGTCGAACTAATGGCGAGTTGCCGGCGTACGATCTCAGAGATATCGAAGAGACCCTCGTCGTCCGAGTGACTGAAGCCGAGTTTTCGTAA
- a CDS encoding PLP-dependent cysteine synthase family protein encodes MKGSILDTVGSPLVQVDSPDGVTVAAKIESFNPGGSAKDRPAREMIRAAERDGLIEPGDWLVEPTSGNTGIGLSLVAAARDYDLTIVMPANKSKERRQIMAAYGADLELVDGDMSDARERADELEAEGAIQLGQFENPANPEAHYKTTGKEIIEQVGDREIDAFVAGVGTGGTLSGTGRRLREEFPDMEIIAVEPERNAVLSTGESGDDDFQGMGPGFVSDNLDRDLIDRVETVRLENAEDECRRLAREEGVLVGQSSGATSLVSQRIASEIADPDVECPQVSSAFDDADGAATSETDGGQQADDCPLVVTVFWDSGERYLSTGLFD; translated from the coding sequence ATGAAAGGGAGTATCCTGGACACCGTCGGCTCGCCGCTCGTTCAGGTCGATTCACCGGATGGCGTGACAGTCGCCGCGAAGATCGAATCGTTCAACCCTGGCGGCTCGGCCAAGGATCGGCCAGCCCGCGAGATGATCCGCGCGGCAGAACGCGACGGCCTGATCGAACCCGGCGACTGGCTCGTCGAACCGACCAGCGGCAACACCGGCATTGGCCTCTCGCTCGTCGCCGCCGCCCGCGACTACGACCTGACGATCGTCATGCCGGCCAATAAGTCCAAGGAGCGCCGCCAGATCATGGCCGCCTACGGGGCCGACCTCGAGCTCGTCGACGGCGACATGTCCGACGCCCGCGAGCGCGCCGACGAACTCGAGGCCGAGGGCGCGATCCAGTTAGGCCAGTTCGAGAACCCGGCGAACCCCGAAGCCCACTACAAGACGACCGGCAAGGAGATCATCGAACAGGTCGGCGACCGCGAAATCGACGCCTTCGTCGCCGGTGTCGGCACCGGCGGCACGCTTTCCGGCACCGGTCGACGGCTCCGCGAGGAGTTTCCCGACATGGAGATTATCGCCGTCGAACCCGAGCGCAACGCCGTCCTCTCGACCGGCGAGTCCGGCGACGACGACTTCCAGGGGATGGGCCCCGGCTTCGTCAGCGACAACCTCGATCGCGACCTGATCGACCGCGTCGAGACAGTGCGACTCGAGAACGCCGAAGACGAGTGTCGCCGTCTCGCTCGCGAGGAGGGCGTCCTCGTGGGCCAATCCAGCGGCGCGACGAGTCTGGTCTCCCAGCGGATCGCCAGTGAAATCGCCGACCCGGACGTCGAGTGCCCGCAAGTGTCGTCGGCCTTCGACGATGCCGACGGGGCGGCCACCTCGGAGACCGACGGCGGACAGCAAGCCGACGACTGCCCGCTTGTCGTCACCGTCTTCTGGGACAGCGGCGAACGGTATCTCTCGACCGGGCTCTTCGACTGA
- a CDS encoding protoglobin domain-containing protein, which produces MGETPQFGSVGYSSNVDAGDLVDRIGLTDDEIEWRKQYIDFTEDDIERLRRYEETFNLRGDDVAEMFYEKIEDNPQVREILDRSPRSVEQLQWSQKMYLVTLATGDYDQSYFENRARIGKLHDMLEMPMKHYIGQYGVYYNLLLPIISERIQSDISEAIRAAIDRQAQRQDDGDESTGRLSSLLGRGGTDDEDDEAFETTIEELEDELSERIDERIDELHSILKIINLDMQVAIDTYIDSYSSVEDLLEHQQHVTNRVSHSMQDISTAGEAIGQNVDDINRSVERQSEQTQLASSDMQEISVAIEQLATTTESILEGEGLLERVETGEDHCEQLLESMEAATDAEADVSSDLETLEETIDELSDIHSVIGEAAEKTKTLAVNANVEASRSRPDDSFTVVADEFQQLSETIQRQTKEADERVATLREQTDETSQTVDDNQQRLERNLEQSSNVYEAIDDVRESVTAFTDDVNELSSLVDDQASNTQEMAARLDAIDDEIQSISNDLERVTAAIEEQFSKVETVESVVTELSERGDQRRNRYGVR; this is translated from the coding sequence ATGGGGGAGACGCCTCAGTTTGGTTCCGTTGGCTACAGTAGTAACGTCGATGCGGGGGATCTCGTCGATCGAATCGGACTCACCGACGACGAAATCGAGTGGCGAAAGCAGTACATCGATTTCACCGAGGACGATATCGAGCGACTTCGCCGATACGAGGAGACGTTCAACCTCCGTGGTGACGACGTCGCGGAGATGTTCTACGAGAAAATCGAGGACAACCCCCAAGTTCGTGAGATCCTCGACCGGTCGCCGCGAAGCGTCGAACAGCTTCAGTGGTCTCAGAAGATGTATCTGGTCACCCTCGCGACGGGAGACTACGACCAGAGCTACTTCGAGAACCGCGCTCGGATCGGTAAACTCCACGACATGCTCGAGATGCCGATGAAACACTACATCGGCCAGTACGGCGTCTATTATAATCTCCTGCTCCCGATCATCTCCGAGCGGATTCAGTCGGACATCTCCGAGGCGATCAGGGCGGCGATCGACCGGCAGGCACAGCGCCAGGACGACGGCGACGAGAGCACGGGCCGACTCTCGTCGCTGCTTGGTCGTGGCGGCACCGATGACGAGGACGACGAAGCGTTCGAAACGACGATCGAAGAACTCGAGGACGAACTCTCCGAACGCATCGACGAGCGCATCGACGAACTGCACTCGATTCTGAAGATCATCAATCTCGACATGCAGGTCGCGATCGACACCTACATTGACTCCTACTCGAGCGTCGAAGACCTTCTCGAGCATCAACAGCACGTGACGAACAGGGTGTCGCACTCGATGCAGGACATTTCGACGGCTGGCGAAGCCATCGGACAGAACGTCGATGACATCAATCGCTCCGTCGAACGGCAATCCGAACAGACACAACTGGCGTCGTCGGATATGCAAGAGATCAGCGTCGCGATCGAGCAACTCGCGACGACCACGGAATCGATCCTCGAGGGCGAGGGACTCCTCGAGCGCGTCGAAACCGGCGAAGACCACTGTGAACAGTTGCTCGAGTCGATGGAAGCGGCCACCGACGCCGAAGCAGACGTCTCCAGCGACCTCGAGACGCTCGAGGAGACGATCGACGAACTCAGCGACATTCACAGCGTGATCGGCGAGGCTGCAGAGAAGACGAAGACGCTTGCAGTCAACGCGAACGTCGAGGCCAGTCGATCGCGGCCTGACGATAGTTTCACCGTCGTCGCTGACGAGTTCCAACAGCTCTCCGAGACGATACAGCGTCAGACGAAAGAGGCCGACGAGCGCGTTGCAACCCTTCGTGAACAGACTGACGAAACGAGTCAGACAGTCGATGACAATCAGCAACGACTCGAGCGCAATCTCGAGCAGAGTTCGAACGTCTACGAGGCAATCGACGACGTTCGGGAAAGCGTAACCGCCTTTACAGACGACGTCAACGAACTCTCGTCGCTCGTCGACGATCAGGCGTCGAACACACAGGAGATGGCCGCACGGCTCGATGCGATCGACGACGAAATTCAGTCGATTAGCAACGATCTCGAGCGGGTCACCGCCGCGATCGAAGAGCAGTTCTCGAAAGTCGAGACGGTCGAATCCGTCGTGACCGAACTATCCGAACGAGGCGACCAACGCCGAAACCGGTACGGCGTCCGCTAA
- a CDS encoding thioredoxin family protein yields MSLETMRPNPTWDAASYEEAVDTLAAHDELVYKVWGGDWCKDCRALLPDFGAALEAAAVPDDRIESFALNQDKQGPGVEEYDIEYIPTIVVETDDGEEVTRFVEDEAVPPAVWLADELEAALEPDAA; encoded by the coding sequence ATGAGTCTCGAGACCATGCGGCCAAACCCCACGTGGGACGCGGCCAGCTACGAGGAGGCGGTCGACACGCTTGCAGCACACGACGAACTAGTGTACAAGGTCTGGGGCGGCGACTGGTGTAAGGACTGTCGCGCCCTGTTGCCAGATTTCGGCGCGGCACTCGAGGCCGCCGCGGTTCCCGACGACCGAATCGAGTCGTTCGCCCTCAATCAGGACAAACAGGGTCCCGGCGTCGAGGAGTACGACATCGAATACATTCCAACGATCGTCGTCGAAACCGACGACGGCGAGGAAGTGACCCGCTTCGTCGAGGACGAAGCGGTCCCACCCGCGGTCTGGCTTGCCGACGAACTCGAGGCCGCCCTCGAACCCGACGCAGCCTAA
- a CDS encoding thioredoxin domain-containing protein codes for MTAPTQRNRLDEEESPYLRQHADNPVNWQPWDEQALETAREHDVPIFLSIGYSACHWCHVMEEESFADEAVADVLNENFVPIKVDREERPDIDSIYMTVCQLVSGQGGWPLSAWLTPEGKPFFVGTYFPREGKRGQPGFLDLCERISDSWESSEDRPEMETRAEKWTDAAKDRLEETPAADADAGGSAGPPSSEVLETAADAIVRSADRRCGGFGSSGPKFPQPSRLRVLARAHDRTSDDETAYREVLEETLDAMAAGGLYDHVGGGFHRYCVDRDWTVPHFEKMLYDNAEIPRAFLAGYQLTGENRYAEVIGDTLEFVERELTHDDGGFFSTLDAQSESPDTGEREEGAFYVWTPDEVNDVVEHEPDAALFCKRYDITESGNFEGRNQPNRVTPVSELAVGFDLEESEVLKRLESVRQQLFEAREERPRPARDEKVLAGWNGLMISTYAEAALVLGEDDYAETAVDALEFVRERLWDDDEQRLSRRYKDRDVAVDGYLEDYAFLARGALDCYQATGEVDHLAFALELARTIESEFWDADRGTLYFTPASGESLVTRPQELSDQSTPSATGVAVETLLALDVFAGEDENFEGIATTVLETHANTLGANALEHATLCLAADRLESGALEVTVAADDLPATWRDRFTSRYFPDRLLALRPPTENGLEAWLDRLGLTDAPPIWADREARDGEPTLYVCRNRTCSPPTHDADEALAWLDGEGAPDGGSTQSQDGDAPF; via the coding sequence ATGACAGCCCCTACCCAGCGCAACCGGCTCGACGAGGAGGAGAGTCCGTATCTGCGTCAGCACGCGGACAACCCCGTCAACTGGCAGCCGTGGGACGAGCAGGCCCTCGAGACGGCACGGGAACACGACGTCCCGATCTTCCTCTCGATCGGCTACTCGGCGTGTCACTGGTGTCACGTCATGGAAGAAGAGAGCTTCGCCGACGAGGCCGTCGCAGACGTACTCAACGAAAACTTCGTCCCGATCAAGGTCGACCGCGAGGAGCGACCGGACATCGACAGCATCTACATGACCGTCTGCCAGCTCGTCTCCGGGCAGGGCGGCTGGCCGCTGTCGGCGTGGCTCACCCCCGAGGGGAAGCCGTTTTTCGTCGGCACCTACTTCCCGCGGGAGGGAAAGCGCGGTCAGCCTGGCTTCCTCGATCTCTGTGAGCGAATCAGTGACTCCTGGGAGAGTTCTGAGGATCGGCCAGAGATGGAAACGCGAGCCGAGAAGTGGACCGACGCGGCGAAGGATCGACTCGAGGAGACACCCGCCGCAGACGCCGATGCCGGCGGGTCTGCGGGACCGCCCTCGAGCGAAGTCCTCGAGACGGCTGCCGACGCGATCGTGCGCAGTGCCGACCGTCGGTGTGGCGGCTTCGGCTCGAGCGGGCCGAAGTTCCCCCAGCCCTCGCGCTTGCGCGTGCTCGCGCGAGCACATGATCGAACTAGCGATGACGAGACAGCGTACCGCGAGGTGCTCGAGGAGACCCTCGACGCGATGGCCGCGGGCGGGCTCTACGACCACGTCGGCGGCGGCTTCCATCGCTATTGTGTCGACCGGGACTGGACGGTCCCCCACTTCGAGAAGATGCTGTACGACAACGCCGAGATTCCGCGGGCGTTCCTCGCTGGCTACCAGCTCACCGGCGAGAATCGCTACGCCGAGGTCATCGGCGACACACTCGAATTCGTCGAGCGGGAGCTGACCCACGATGACGGCGGCTTCTTCAGCACCCTCGACGCCCAGAGCGAGTCGCCAGACACCGGCGAGCGCGAGGAGGGGGCGTTCTACGTCTGGACGCCCGACGAGGTCAACGACGTCGTCGAGCACGAACCCGACGCCGCCCTCTTTTGCAAGCGCTACGACATCACCGAATCGGGCAACTTCGAGGGACGGAACCAGCCCAACCGCGTGACGCCGGTGTCGGAACTCGCCGTCGGCTTCGACCTCGAGGAAAGCGAGGTCCTGAAGCGACTCGAGTCGGTCCGCCAGCAACTGTTCGAGGCTCGCGAGGAGCGTCCGCGACCCGCTCGCGACGAGAAGGTACTCGCGGGCTGGAACGGGCTGATGATCTCGACCTACGCCGAGGCGGCGCTCGTACTGGGCGAGGACGACTACGCCGAAACCGCCGTCGATGCCCTCGAGTTCGTCCGCGAGCGGCTCTGGGACGACGACGAACAGCGCCTCTCCCGGCGGTACAAAGATCGAGACGTGGCCGTCGACGGCTATCTCGAGGACTACGCCTTCCTCGCACGTGGCGCACTGGACTGCTACCAGGCCACCGGCGAGGTCGATCATCTCGCCTTTGCACTCGAGCTCGCACGGACCATCGAGTCCGAGTTCTGGGACGCGGATCGGGGCACGCTCTACTTTACGCCCGCAAGCGGCGAGTCGCTTGTCACCCGGCCCCAGGAATTGAGCGACCAGTCGACGCCCTCCGCGACCGGCGTGGCCGTCGAGACGCTGCTCGCGCTCGACGTCTTCGCTGGCGAGGACGAAAACTTCGAGGGAATCGCCACGACCGTCCTCGAGACCCACGCGAATACCCTCGGAGCAAACGCGCTCGAGCACGCGACGCTGTGTCTCGCCGCCGACCGGCTCGAGTCGGGTGCGCTCGAGGTGACGGTTGCGGCCGACGACCTGCCAGCTACGTGGCGCGATCGGTTCACATCGCGATACTTCCCTGATCGGCTGCTTGCGCTTCGACCGCCGACCGAGAACGGGCTCGAGGCGTGGCTCGACCGGCTGGGGCTCACGGACGCACCGCCGATCTGGGCCGATCGCGAGGCCCGCGACGGCGAGCCGACGCTGTACGTCTGTCGGAATCGGACGTGCTCGCCGCCGACTCACGACGCCGACGAGGCCCTCGCGTGGCTCGACGGCGAGGGGGCTCCCGACGGTGGGAGCACTCAGAGTCAGGATGGTGACGCGCCGTTTTAG